From a region of the Malania oleifera isolate guangnan ecotype guangnan chromosome 12, ASM2987363v1, whole genome shotgun sequence genome:
- the LOC131144601 gene encoding WUSCHEL-related homeobox 9-like, which produces MASSNRHWPSMFKSKPCNTHPHQWQHDLNSPSPLLPTGCHTTPYTSGCEERSVEPKPRWNPRPEQIRILEAIFNSGMVNPPRDEIKKIRTQLQEYGQVGDANVFYWFQNRKSRSKHKQRHVPNSSKPQVPSPPSITTTSAASSSSSTSSDKSPPKSSAQKVQCSSNAVANVSNSPTGLANHGLLKEPFLSPMQQQQQMGGANSVFGPPGLCFSDHEITHYTELLLGEMTSQYRDLKREGEKMKEQLNYTASSTDPHSLLLTAATPTTVTVASTSVHQAQGGGVSPAPAKSTVFINDVAFEVSAGPFNVSGAFGDGALLVHSSGQPVLTNELGFTLHPLQHGAFYYLLRTLTPLCERHEYANEAAADTVLQQFPF; this is translated from the exons ATGGCTTCATCAAATCGACACTGGCCTAGCATGTTCAAGTCCAAACCCTGCAACACTCACCCCCACCAATGGCAGCATGACCTCAACTCCCCCTCTCCCCTCCTGCCAACTGGATGTCACACAACCCCTTACACTTCAg GATGTGAAGAGAGGAGTGTGGAGCCAAAGCCAAGGTGGAACCCGAGGCCGGAACAGATACGAATTCTTGAAGCCATTTTCAACTCGGGGATGGTGAATCCCCCAAGGGATGAGATAAAGAAGATCAGAACTCAGCTACAGGAGTACGGCCAAGTTGGAGACGCCAACGTCTTCTACTGGTTCCAGAACAGAAAATCCAGAAGCAAACACAAGCAACGCCACGTCCCCAACTCCTCCAAACCACAAGTACCCTCCCCACCATCAATCACCACCACTTCTGCTGCTTCATCTTCCTCATCCACCTCTTCAGACAAATCCCCTCCAAAGTCCTCAGCCCAGAAGGTCCAATGTTCTTCGAATGCCGTCGCTAATGTTTCCAACTCTCCGACCGGCTTGGCAAACCACGGTTTGTTGAAGGAACCCTTTTTGTCGCCgatgcagcagcagcagcagatgGGAGGAGCTAATTCTGTGTTTGGGCCGCCGGGGCTTTGCTTCTCTGATCATGAGATTACCCACTACACGGAGCTTTTGCTTGGGGAAATGACCAGTCAGTACAGAGATTTGAAAAGGGAAGGGGAGAAGATGAAGGAACAGCTGAATTATACTGCAAGTAGTACTGATCCTCACAGCCTTCTACTTACTGCTGCTACTCCTACTACTGTGACTGTTGCTTCCACCAGTGTCCATCAAGCTCAAG GTGGTGGGGTGAGTCCGGCGCCTGCGAAATCAACGGTGTTCATCAATGACGTAGCGTTCGAGGTGAGCGCGGGGCCCTTTAACGTTAGCGGGGCTTTCGGCGACGGAGCTCTCCTCGTCCACTCCTCCGGTCAACCCGTTCTCACCAACGAGTTGGGGTTCACTCTCCATCCTCTCCAGCACGGCGCATTTTATTATCTGCTGCGCACGTTAACCCCCTTGTGCGAAAGACACGAATACGCAAATGAAGCAGCCGCCGATACGGTGCTTCAACAGTTCCCATTCTAA